From Solanum stenotomum isolate F172 chromosome 2, ASM1918654v1, whole genome shotgun sequence:
TTGAAGAACTTTGGAAAAAGAGTTTTGGAGGAGGACATATGTCACTTTCTTGTTTTATCTCCAGGATTATTAATCTTGGTATTGTTGTCTATATTGATTGTGGCAAAAGAATAACACTTGTTGTTTAACTAATCATGGGATTACTTATAACGGAATAAAATGTCCTACATTTATCCAAGATTGTAATCTCTTATCCTTGTAACCAAAGTACCAAACAACTAAGTTAATTTTTCCAATTGCCTACTACTTATTGGATGTGCAATTGAGTTGTAAAAGATGTCAAGTGGATGTGCGAGCAAGTTGGCCCAGCTAATACTTGTatttagaagaaaagaaaatggtCTGCCTATGCTTCTGAATTCTTAGATCTAGTGGGACCATGGTAGACTGGTGGCTACAGATGAAATGGAATCTATAAATGAATCCAACTATTTCGGAATCTACGTGTAGGTGATTGATGTTATTCAATAATCCAACTTAACCAAATGACTTTTGACCCCAATTCTGATACAGTTGCTAAAGCCATCTGCAAAAAGTTGATCTGTCTTTCTATctctatttctctctttaatCACACATAAAGTTGTTTTGGAAATTGTCAGGTATGGGAGCTGACGAGGTTACAGTGGAGCAGACTCTTTCTGGAACAACGTCTGAATCTATTGAAGCCTTGCTTGAGGTACCTCAAGTTAGCTTATGTGTTTATTTTATGTTGACCATGATATACCCATAGTCTTGATTTACAGAACGAGTGAAAAACTTAATCACTGCAGTAGATATAGAAGTCTGCCTAACTTTGAACTTCTATGAATTCCaattttaagtaaataaaatttacattcAATTTGCACCCAAGTGGCATAGGCTTTTTGCTTGAGTTAATGCTCTTGATCTCTCAATCATTTGTTCTCTATTAACAGGCTGCCAGATATGATGATTTGGATGATGTCATGAGCTTAGCATCTTATGGTGTTTCTCTTGATTCAAAGGATTCTGAGGGACGAACAGGTTTAAGTTTTTgaaatgacttattttatgATTTGGTAGCTACCCTATCTGAGACTATCATACCTCTATACTTCTCATATACCTTATTTGATCATTTGATGGCTAGTCAAGCAGAGAATATCATGTGACCATCTCAATAAAAAACTTAAGCAGTTAGAGAGAACATTTTTAATTGCCTATATTATTATGTCTCAACAAGCTCTCATGTGTTGGCGTGGTTCCTTTTCATGGGCCAAACAcgtgaaaagaaaaatcatattttttatttttgggtgtTGGTGAGATTTTAACTCGTGATCTTTGCCTGCTCTAATATTGTGTTGAAGCGGACGATCATCTTATTTAAAAGCTTTAGCTAGATTGTTTAGAGACTGATAGGTTTGGCAGAACACGATGAGTTACTTCAGGATTAAGGTAGGAAAATTAGAGAAGGGAATTTTCTCCAGTAGACCTGGAATCTATCATGGTATTGGAGATCAACTTGgcaatttcttcattttttgtttttgttggaaGAAGTTCTACAATTTGGAAAAACTTTTGGGTTGACATttgagcaacaacaacaacaacatacccagtgggTTGACATTTGAGCACAAGTCAATATTTCGTGAAGGTGTAACCTTTTACTACGGAAGTTCAACTTCTAAGTTTTATACTTTGTAGAATTGCCAAACAATTTCTAGAAAAAATATAGGTTGCCTTTATAACTGGAGGCAACACATATTACATGTTTTCAGGTGATGTAGTCCGGCTTTCGGCAAGGTTATGTTTATATAAACAAAAGGTGCAATTGGGTTTCTTCATTCAGGAATTGGATTTAAATATATTAGTGGGTGTCTGGACAACATTTTACCATGGTTGTTTTTATCATGATATTAGAGTCAGACCATCCGATTCTTGGTTACTTGATGTTGGACTCCCATGTAATATTGTCCACGCACCAAAGGTCCAGTCCTGATTTTTTACAAGATTGTAGTATCTTCAATAATCAATAGCGCTATgttacaacaacaaaacaaaactgaGAAGTCACATCCTTCTATGGTCACCTAACGGAAAAAGTTAAGCAAGACAGAGAATTGCAAACTAACATTATCAAAGTGGGACTTCcctcaaattattttatcaatattaaaGACCAAACCAAGATTAGAGTTACCTGTGATTTTCTTGTTTCATGAAGATAAGAAATGGAGGGGTTTGGGTATGGGTTATGAGTTTCTTTAATCCTATATAAGCTAAATcaatctttttatctttttttttttgagaattaattcaattttttatcttATAAAGCCAAAGCACTCTCTTTTTGATTATCTGGTCATACATGTGGAGAGTCATCTTAAAACATACATTTGGAAGTAGCAAAAACTTCATGTTTCTTTTCTATATTGGTGAACTGTACAGAAAGTGAGAAACCATGAAGTTAGTTGttcaactctcaaaatttcactaaacACGACACCTTATGATTTAGTCTTCATTGATGTGcctttagtatattttaaacttattttttagaattgagAAATCCCTGAGGGCCAATGGCACATAGTTAGAAACTCGGTGGATGATGGGTTGCTCCTcaacccttctccacttaagtacCAGGGTTTTGTATGCAACAAGGTTTAGACCCGTGACATGCCTAACCCACACAACACATGCTACATTATTACCACTATACCAAAGCCTCTGGCGTGGGGTGGGGGATTAAACTTATTTCTGAAGTCAAATATTTAGTAGTGTTATATAATTCTTAAATTACATGTATATAAAAGGTGAATTTCAGAAGGTTCAATACACAAAAACTTCCAGTAATTTCACAAATTTAATGGACATCtttccattttgtttttttttccccAAAGTTATgaacttcctcataaggatAGTCTGTTTCCCTCGGCAATCAATGGCAACATAGTCACGATGGTGCAGCAGCTGGAGTGCCTACTTGCGAGATCAAGTTTTCTTGATTGTAGTAAACCAGAAGACCAATGACCAGCCGGTTTAACAAGTTCTGACTTCTGACCACAGGTTGACCCCgtctttcaaaatttgaattttgagacCCCACCCTTTTGATTGTCTACATTTGGATGCCAAGTCTGATACAGGCAAGCCAACTGTTATAAACTGCGTACCTTCTATGTTGATTGAGTTGAGTTAAATTCGGAATAACAGTGGTATTTAGACAAGCTTGTGTATAGCTCGGTTATTCCACGGGGTACCTACTACCTTCCACCAACACCAAAACGGGTAATTCTGCCTACGAAGGTTTAGGCATATGAGAAGAAATCacttagtatttttttatttttgcgcTTATCCTTAGTTTTCTTCCACTTCATTACCCGTTAGGCCACATCTTAGATTTTGGTATATTTGAATATCTACCATATCTGAGGTTCTAATTCTTTAACTACATACGTATCTAGAAATATTTGGTTAGTAATATGAAGAATTTTATGTGGTCAGTTGTGTATCTGCCATACCTTGAAGTCCTAAGTTTTGAATTATATATTCTGCCTGAACTAGTAAATTTCTAACATGACATGTAGTCCTTATAAAAAAGAATAGGCTCCTAATATGACATGATGAACTAACTTCTTGCTTTGACTATTCAATATTTGCAGCCCTTCATATGGCTTCAGCAAATGGGCATTGTGGCATTGTAGAGTATCTTATTCGTAATGGAGCGGTGAGTGGACTGCCCCAGTTATTTGCATTATTACATATCTGATCATATCTACTGGTTTACATACTTGTTGATATGTTCTAACGGTCTCTCTTTAATGAATAATCGTTATTATCCGTTTCGCTGAAGTAAACGGTGTTGTACACTTGAGTGCATTTCTGATCATTGGgcaaaagattttttttttttttatgtaaaatttgaGTCAGACATTGGAGGACTACCTGACTATCAATATTTGTTCTTTGTGGTGGATCTTTTGACTTCTCTTATCCTTTGATATGTTTAGCTACACATTGAGTGATGAAACATGATTAATCTAATTCTTGGTAACAGGATGTTAATGCTTCCAATGTGGAGAAAAATACACCTCTTCATTGGGCTTGTCTAAACGGACATATCGAGGTAAATTTTGCATTACTCTTGGAATATAAGTCCCTATCATCCTTTAATTTATATGACGGCTTGTCAGGTAGTGAAGACCTTAATCCTTGCTGGTGCAACTGTCTCAGCCTTAAATAGGTGATGTATTTTTACCTTGTATGGATTTGCAGATcatctatataataataataataacgaCAAAAAAAAAGGCAGCTTGGTGTACTGAAGCTCCTGCTTTGCGCGGGGTCTGGTAAAGGGCAGGACCACAGGGGTCTATTGTAAGGCTGTGTACAATAGACCCTTGTGGTCTGTCCTTCATCGGATCTTGCACATTGCGGGAGCTTTAGTGcatcgagtttttttttttttttttttaattattaatagaTTTGCAGATCAAGTATGCTTTTGCTTCTTCTGCTTGTGCTCTTCACTgaattttgttttgcttgttttaGCCATGAGAAGACTCCAATCGACGAGGTCGtgtgtaggggtaaaatgaacGTCATCGATGCGATCAACGAGGCGGTAGCACAACTTGAACTCACTGGCACAACGGTATCATAAGAAGtcaaaattttacttgtacATTTTTCATGTGAGGATGCAAAAGTCTTGCTGGTGGTCACTATGTACAATGTTTTCTAATAACTTAAATGGCCTCTCTTTCAAGTATTATGTAAGGTTTGAACTTCTAGTGTTCTCTCATATCATATTTGGTGACTAAGTTGAAAATGGCAAATGATGCATACTCCATTATGTTTAGTATCAATTTCCTTGACCAATTTATCAAGTCATTTCTACAAGGACAGCTTTTCTTTTATCAGTTTGAAAGTTGAGGGATTCTGAAATGTTTGGATTTTCCAAAACTCCATAGACATGCAGAAGAAAAATGCTAaacagattcattttggtcaAGAGGAACGAGAAATCTCTTTATGATAAATAGATTCATTTTGGTAGTTTGTTATTACTGGTAGTTCCTACAAAGGATTGGACTAATGACGTATACAATACTTGAATTCTTGATGTAGATGCTACATATGTTCTCATCCTCATTTGGTCATCTATGGTGTCATTTGGACAACGTTGAAATCTAATCCATTCACAATGCTAGTAATTTTAGANCAGCTTAAAGTAGCCTCTCTTTCAAGTATTATGTAAGGTTTGAACTTCTAGTGCTCTCTCACATCATATTTGGTGACTAAGTTGACAGTGGCAAATGATGCATACTCCATTATGTTAGTATATCAATTTCCTTGACCAATTTATCAAGTCATTTCTACAAGGACAGCTTTTCTTTAATCAGTTTTGAAAGTTGAGGGATTCTGAGATGTTTGGATTTTCCAAAACTCCAttgtaggggtgtgcaaaaatcgaaccgaaaaaaatGTTACTGGGTTATTTGGTTAATGggtttttaatggttttataaaaaagaattattgggttatcggtttggTATCGGTTTTTAATATTGGTTTATTGGATAAATCGATATATTAAGACAATAGTAATTTACAATATCcttcataaatattaaatattaataatttaacataactaGACACTATATTAGTACTCTACACTACGGTCTACACACTTCACACGTCACAGTACTTCTACTTCACATAAGAAATTCCATATAATGTTTTGGTTGTAACATGTTATTGTAGCCTTTGTACTACATATACTCTTATTGATGCAATTTCTCATTATATTTCTTGTTTCACTATATCAAAACATTTATAGTTGATTTGCTTGTCTCACTGTATCGTGCCAAATTGTTAGAGAAGTGagaaatcatatatttattttatgagcatCTTCTTATTGGGTAAATTGAAAATCGAAAACTGAGAAagaatatcttattggtttagcatatttaaaaatcgaAAACTGATAAACCGAatcgataatacataaaaccgAACCAAACTGACTGACGCACACCCCTACTCCATGGACATGCAGAAGAAAGTTGCTAaacagattcattttggtcaAGAGGAACGACAAATCTCTTTATgataaacatatttattttataacttcGTTATTACAAGTAGTTTCTACAAAGATTGGACTAATGGCGTATACAATACTTGAATTCTCGATGTAGATGCTACATTATGTTCTCATCCTCATTTGGTCATCTATGGTGTCATTTGAACAACGTTGAAATCTAATCCACTCACAATACTAGTAATTTCAGAGGGATTGCAGAGTTCACCACATAAATTCAGTGCaaaatttaattgtattttggaGTTGGAGTAAAAGAATTAACAGTGTAGAAAATGATGATAGAGGAAGACTaatcttttttactttcttttctaGTTTCTGTGTTGTGAGAAAACACCCTAATCAGTTTAGCCCCTCTGTGAAACAGAATCCAAAGGACCTATGAAACACTTGAATGCACTCATATTTATCatcaaaaatatgataaattagtCGATTTTTTCCCATCTGTCCAAGCCATAGTGGATAGAGTTACTCGATACTTGCACTTGAGGGAGGTAGCGGGTACCTTGTGGAATTAGTTGATCCGTATACCAAGGTTACGCGGAGAAAAACAGAAATATGACTTGTCAACAAACCATTTTGGAAGCaagatcataaaaaaaaaaaaaaaaactatccaGTATATGGATGCAGGATTTACAGTATTCTTGTTTTTCAGATAGTTGTGGCTGGGCTTCAAAAATTACTTTACATATCAAGAattctacaacaacaacaacaacaacatggctaatgtaatcccacaaagtggggtctgggaaAGGTAGAGTGTACGTATATCTTACCCCTACCTTAAAGTTAGAGAGGTTGTTTCAGATAGACCCCCGACAAGAGTTCTACATGCTGCGATCCTCCCCATATCTACATGGTTGATGGTGACAATGGTATATATTTTCCAAAGCTTGATGAGATAGCAATTCTTTTCATTCTTTGGTATGCAGCATGCTACAATTCAACAAGTAATTGTACAGTTTGTGAAAGAGTGAATATCTCTGTTAGTTCTTGTGCCAACATAATGAAGTTTTATCACTGTCAATCACTTTGGTATCTACAAAGTGAAAA
This genomic window contains:
- the LOC125856736 gene encoding ankyrin repeat-containing protein P16F5.05c encodes the protein MGADEVTVEQTLSGTTSESIEALLEAARYDDLDDVMSLASYGVSLDSKDSEGRTALHMASANGHCGIVEYLIRNGADVNASNVEKNTPLHWACLNGHIEVVKTLILAGATVSALNSHEKTPIDEVVCRGKMNVIDAINEAVAQLELTGTTVS